The Silene latifolia isolate original U9 population chromosome Y, ASM4854445v1, whole genome shotgun sequence sequence atcaaattcaggctcaggcttttgtggttgatgatccttatttcAAGTACCAGGCAGAGGAAGCTTCTGctcgtgctttggctgctatgtatcgttccagggattatgctgccaacctggttaccatgcttcaggaggtatatattttttgtctttgtttgttgtgggtttttgtgtgtgttttttttttgtggcttagatgggcattttcttttgttttagaatgttaatgatgtgCTGAGGAGTGCCTGTCAACTGGAATCAGTCCATGGTCTAAAAaatgccttggattgggaggtacaaatcttgaagAAAGATGCTGACAAGTTTAAAGCTGATTTGGAGGTGTCCAAGGCTGAGAATCATTcgttgaaggaggataatgaggcagggaaggctcggttgcTGGTGGAGTCTGCTAAGCTGAAATCTGCTCAGGATGCCTTGAAAGCTCTTCAGGCTAAGTTTGATATTGCCCAGGAAGAATTGAAGGCTGAAAAACAGGCTATGCAGGAGCAGTTAAAGGTAAATGAGGAGTTGGCTGTAGAGAGGGATGAGGTTCAggccaggtataaagatgctgcattgtatttctttggcaagggtcgtgtggatgctatgaaagagcctgctgaagtcaggcctttttggaatcctgatcAGGAATTGGCTGATCTCAATATCACTTATCCtgagctttgtaagttgcatgctGACGAGGAGGTGGACTCTCCTCCATCCAAAGGGAAAAACAGTGAtggtgaaggagatgaagaagaggaggctgCTGACGAGGGGATTGGTTCTGCTACTGTGTCCAAGGTGGGCTAGTTTGATTTTTTCTGTTTGTGggattttgtgttgttttggcctattcagggggggatgttccctgaacaaataatttaggatttgttttggtttttgttggctttgccTGGATAAACGGTGTGTTCTTCCTGCCTGGGAGGGGTGTATTCCTGGGtaggttttaatatatatatcctttccTTGATTTTCTTGCTGTTTTTGACTGGGATTTGTACCTGTATATTCATGTGATATTTTTTGTTAgagtaatgcctgtcaggagggcttatggccctcattcctgtgtTTATAGGAAATGGTGGCTTTatctgcctgtcaggagggcttataagaatgagggtggttgccggtcaggagggcttatggccctcagcctgtcaggagggcttttttgacaagtactatggtctattccacctttgtacttgtctttttatgtactgagctcagtttattTTTCGGGTTAGGCGGcggtgccaaattagagcatttttagaaatgtttGTTCGGgttaggtggagtggccctcaatcctgaacatttgtttaagcctaaagtgtaacatataataagtgaaaagaaggcgtaaaacaagttttcaggatttgaaataaagttttGGGTAAAATTAAAAATAACATGTAAGCAActtagcacatagcaggtatg is a genomic window containing:
- the LOC141631992 gene encoding uncharacterized protein LOC141631992; the protein is MATTSSPVLSPIPKSPRLALQDPNWAAAMNDEYRALISNNTWELRYKARLVVNGKCQQVGVDCDETFSPVVKPTTIPSSTSLLRNIINDLSKEIAMSDLFLLLVLSFCFLYWIHAYIADLETRRAATRASARIASFGLSLVKAGVSQITGEKSKSSEATGSDSAVQIQESVQGAQLVSPEKIVDESDRPEKRKRVDESLGGVHEVRGVRARMDEVQFAKDQIQAQAFVVDDPYFKYQAEEASARALAAMYRSRDYAANLVTMLQENVNDVLRSACQLESVHGLKNALDWEVQILKKDADKFKADLEVSKAENHSLKEDNEAGKARLLVESAKLKSAQDALKALQAKFDIAQEELKAEKQAMQEQLKVNEELAVERDEVQARYKDAALYFFGKGRVDAMKEPAEVRPFWNPDQELADLNITYPELCKLHADEEVDSPPSKGKNSDGEGDEEEEAADEGIGSATVSKVG